CTTAGGCGTTCCCGTTATTACAAAGTACGATATAACGGCAACGCCTAAACGTAACACAGTGAAAGAAGTGTATGCCCAGCTGGTAGCTGACCTCTCCCGCGCGAAGGCGTTGATGAACGATGACAACAGTAACAGCTACGCCTCCAAAAGCGCTGCCATGGCATTGCTGGCAAGAACATACCTCTATATGGGACGTAACGATTCTGCTGCCATCTATGCGGATTCCGTGATCACTGGCGGTAAATATTCACTGCTCAGCACCGCTGAACTGCCCCGTTATTTTACCAAAAGCAACGAAAACAATAATGAAACCATTTTCGCGATTCACCATACCTTACAGGATGACCGTACCTGGAGTTCCATCGGCTCCATGTATTATATGTCGCCCGGTGGTATGGGATATGGTGAGATGTATGCCTCCCAGTCCTATCGCACCCTGTTGGATAGATTTCCGCAGGACGTACGGCATGCCTTTGTACAGCCGGTATATCTGAAAGCGCAGTCTGGCCAGGATTCTGTTGATGCCAATGGCAATAAGGTAATGGCCGCCCGTAACAACGTTCCCAAATGGTACATCCTGAAATACTCCAACCAGGACAACGTGCCTACCCTGAGTTCCCCGGTAGTGCTGCGTTTGGCGGAAATGTACCTGATACGCGCGGAAGCCAATGCCAAAATGGGTAAAAACGATGCAGCACTGGCTGATGTGAATATCATCCGGACCCGTGCGGGCCTGAGCGGCAACGCATTGTTTTCCTCCGCCAACATGCAAGGGTATGCCTCCGCGTTGGACGTGGTATTGGACGAGCGCCGGCTGGAGCTGGCCTTCGAAACACACCGCGTGTTCGATCTCTTCCGCAACAACAGGAATGTTTTCCGTGATTATCCGGGCGTACAGCCGGAACATCCGCAAACTATCAAATACACCGATGCCAGAGTGGTACATTTTATCCCTGAATCGGAAATCCTGCTGGACCCCAACCTGATACAAAATCCCATACAATAACCAATAGCCGGAAAGCCCCGTACCACGGGGCTTTCCCATTTATGTAATTATCGGTGAAAATAACCGCCATCCTGCGTAAATTCAGCCCCGCAGTGACCATATGAAAAATGTAAAATAATTATTGATGTATCAATCTAACCACCATGACCGCCTCGTGCGGAAAGGCTTGATGCTGGCAGGTTTTACCTTTACTTTCCTCGGCGCGGTTAACGCCCAGCAGATAAAGTACACCGCCGGCAACAATAACTGGGATGCCGATTCTCTCGGTAACCACCGGGCAGTAGTGACTTTCAACGGTACCGCCGGACCGGCCCGCGTAGTTATTCCGTGGCGCCGCCGTGACCAGCACCCGGAACTAAAGCGTATCATTGTGCAGGACGCGCAGACCAAACAGCCGGTCAGTAACGTCTTTCCCGTGTCCATCAACCGCGAACAAGGGGACATCGTCTTTGATCCGGTGTCCGGCAAAGGGACCTATTATATCTATTATCTCCCTTATAAAAACGAAGGAAGGGCCAATTACCCGAAAGGGGTATACCTGCCAGCGGAACCCGCCGGCAGCAATAGCTGGGCGAAAACAATCGCTGTACCGCCCAGGCCCAATACAACGGTAAAAGAGCTGGAAGCCATCGATACCTTCAACACATTTTATCCGATGGAAGTGATAGCTACCGCTGCTGAAATGAAACAGCTGCTGCTGCGTCACCCCGGCGCCGGTTACCTCGTATTCCCCGAAGACCGCACTTTTCCTGTCCGCATGACCCGCGACCTGCCGCAACGCTGGATACAGCAAGGACCTTCACAGTCCTTTGCCGGTCAGGCCGACAAAGGAGAGTACTACGCTTTCCAGCTGGGCATCTACGCCCTCCATGCGCTGAAGCAGGTACAGGTCAGCTTCAACGATCTTAAGACGACAGACGGAAAAACGATTCCCGCGTCTCAGCTGCATTGCATTAATACTCATGGGACCACCTACGACGCGCAGCCTTTTACCGCTGCTGTCAACGTGCCGGAAGGCACGGTGCAGGCCATGTGGTGCGGTATCGATGTGCCGGCAGATGCCGCTCCGGGCGTATATAAGGGCATCGTCACCATTCACCCGGAAGGCATGCCTGCCATGCCGGTGAGACTGACACTCACCGTGACCGGTAAAACGGCCGTCAACAGCGGGTTTAACGAACCATGGAAACAAACCCGCCTGAAATGGCTCAACTCCACGCTGGCACAGGATAATGCGGTCATAGCGCCCTATACGCCGCTGGAGATGAAAGACAGTGTCATCAGCCTCCTGGGCCGTAAGGTAGGTATCCATAAAGATGGTTTCCCTGCACAGATACAGACCTTCTTCACCCCTGAAATGACATCACTGTCCAACCAGGCGAAGAATATCTTTACTGAACCCGTACACTTCCACTTCATCGCGGCGGCAGATGGCAAAGACCTGAAATGGAAAAACAATGGCTGGCAGATTACCGGCCGTGAAGCCGGCAAAATCAGCTGGAAAGCCACCAATACCACTTCCGGCCTGCAAATGGACGTGCTGGCAGCACTTGAATTTGACGGCTATATGGACTATACCGTGAAAGTGACCGCCCTGGAAGACGTTTCCCTGAAAGATATCACCCTTCACCTGCCTTTCGAAAAAGGAGCGGCCAAATACATGATAGGGCTCAATCAGAAAGGAGGCCTGCGCCCTGAAAAAATAGACTGGAAGTGGGACGTGCAACATAAAAACCAGGATGGCGCCTGGCTCGGCGATGTTAATGCCGGCTTGCAGTTTACGCTTCGCGATGAACACTATGTACGGCCGCTGAATACCAATTTTTATCTCCAGAAGCCGCTACTGTTACCTGTTTCATGGGGCAATGGAGAAAAAGGCGGTATCACGATCGGAGAAAAAGGGAAAGCTATCCTGGTAAATGCGTATAGTGGTGAACGTACGCTGCATAAGGGAGATACGTTGTATTTTAATTTCCACCTGATCATCACGCCATTCCATCCTGTAAACACAGACTTCCAGTGGAGCACCCGTTTCTATCATAAATACAATAACCTGGACAGCATCAAAGCTACCGGCGCTACTGTGGTCAACATCCACCATGGCAATGATATCAATCCATGGATCAACTATCCGTTCATTGAATGGAAGAAGATGAAGGATTATATTGATGCGGCCCATCAGAAAGGACTGAAAGTTAAGATATATAACACCGTACGCGAGCTGTCCAACCATGCCTGGGAAACCTTCCCGCTGCGCAGCCTGGGCCACGAGGTGTATAGCCCCGGCAAAGGCGGCGGTTTCTCCTGGCTGCAGGAACACATCGACAGTGACTATATCGCGGCGTGGTTTGTTCCTGAGTTTAAAGACGCCGCTATTATCAACAGTGGCATGAACCGCTGGCACAACTACTATGTGGAAGGTATGAACTGGCTGGTGCAAAACGTGGGCATCGACGGCATCTACCTCGATGATGTGGCCTTCGACCGGG
The Chitinophaga varians genome window above contains:
- a CDS encoding RagB/SusD family nutrient uptake outer membrane protein — its product is MKQITKYIAGLSLVAFTASCSLDKEPYSAIPDDGVLKDETKWPAATAGNYALLKEENFTRNYFQMGEFPSDDVALSGATTDPLFYSYTYGHLTNQGNTGQLWRMGYKAINGCNRLLEVMSEGKSPAVNQLIGENLFIRAFVHFALVRSFGRPYSQSPETNLGVPVITKYDITATPKRNTVKEVYAQLVADLSRAKALMNDDNSNSYASKSAAMALLARTYLYMGRNDSAAIYADSVITGGKYSLLSTAELPRYFTKSNENNNETIFAIHHTLQDDRTWSSIGSMYYMSPGGMGYGEMYASQSYRTLLDRFPQDVRHAFVQPVYLKAQSGQDSVDANGNKVMAARNNVPKWYILKYSNQDNVPTLSSPVVLRLAEMYLIRAEANAKMGKNDAALADVNIIRTRAGLSGNALFSSANMQGYASALDVVLDERRLELAFETHRVFDLFRNNRNVFRDYPGVQPEHPQTIKYTDARVVHFIPESEILLDPNLIQNPIQ
- a CDS encoding glycoside hydrolase domain-containing protein, with product MYQSNHHDRLVRKGLMLAGFTFTFLGAVNAQQIKYTAGNNNWDADSLGNHRAVVTFNGTAGPARVVIPWRRRDQHPELKRIIVQDAQTKQPVSNVFPVSINREQGDIVFDPVSGKGTYYIYYLPYKNEGRANYPKGVYLPAEPAGSNSWAKTIAVPPRPNTTVKELEAIDTFNTFYPMEVIATAAEMKQLLLRHPGAGYLVFPEDRTFPVRMTRDLPQRWIQQGPSQSFAGQADKGEYYAFQLGIYALHALKQVQVSFNDLKTTDGKTIPASQLHCINTHGTTYDAQPFTAAVNVPEGTVQAMWCGIDVPADAAPGVYKGIVTIHPEGMPAMPVRLTLTVTGKTAVNSGFNEPWKQTRLKWLNSTLAQDNAVIAPYTPLEMKDSVISLLGRKVGIHKDGFPAQIQTFFTPEMTSLSNQAKNIFTEPVHFHFIAAADGKDLKWKNNGWQITGREAGKISWKATNTTSGLQMDVLAALEFDGYMDYTVKVTALEDVSLKDITLHLPFEKGAAKYMIGLNQKGGLRPEKIDWKWDVQHKNQDGAWLGDVNAGLQFTLRDEHYVRPLNTNFYLQKPLLLPVSWGNGEKGGITIGEKGKAILVNAYSGERTLHKGDTLYFNFHLIITPFHPVNTDFQWSTRFYHKYNNLDSIKATGATVVNIHHGNDINPWINYPFIEWKKMKDYIDAAHQKGLKVKIYNTVRELSNHAWETFPLRSLGHEVYSPGKGGGFSWLQEHIDSDYIAAWFVPEFKDAAIINSGMNRWHNYYVEGMNWLVQNVGIDGIYLDDVAFDRVTMKRIKRVLTQDGHPGIIDLHSANQYNKSDGFINSGMLYMEHFPYLNRLWFGEYFDYENNSPDFFLTEVSGIPFGLMGEMLQDGGNPWRGMVYGMTSRMPWSDNADPRPIWKVWDDFGMQGTKMIGYWVDNNPVKTNNPLVPATIYRKDGAVLISLASWAKEDTTVQLNIDWKALGIDPAKAVITAPDVRNFQQGRTFAKDAQIPVAKNKGWLLIVR